The following proteins are co-located in the Pseudomonas sp. ATCC 13867 genome:
- a CDS encoding TniB family NTP-binding protein — translation MAGEHLTPRGRALLGKDRKHRISAILKDIWFDCPSTDRILVIAKNMVCAKGMNPAPCLLIIGEGGSGKTALIKRIVLESIKWPGKVASLSMGDNPAGLKFKQLVFHELGLPHDLKHARPSVLPLDLAKIISQRDVRLIIIDEIHAGIKDGRREQDISMEFLKMLAAPPYSLAVMAVGTEEAGQALGFDMQLARRYEVVRLERWTFGNEFRSFLNSWNANIPLALDSKLDTPKISKHILKITKGQMDLVVKAIRWAAIQAIVTGEERITIEMIDRGWENRWYYQANED, via the coding sequence ATGGCCGGCGAGCATTTAACCCCAAGAGGCCGAGCCTTGCTTGGAAAAGACAGGAAGCATAGGATTTCGGCAATATTAAAAGATATATGGTTTGACTGCCCGAGCACTGACAGAATTTTGGTTATCGCTAAGAACATGGTATGTGCTAAAGGTATGAATCCTGCGCCATGCCTGCTGATTATAGGGGAGGGCGGATCTGGAAAGACGGCTCTTATCAAGCGAATAGTTTTAGAGTCAATTAAATGGCCTGGAAAGGTTGCATCCCTGTCAATGGGTGATAATCCTGCTGGCTTGAAATTCAAACAGCTGGTATTCCATGAGCTTGGCCTCCCGCACGATTTAAAACATGCTCGCCCAAGTGTTTTGCCACTGGATTTGGCGAAAATAATATCTCAGAGAGATGTCCGTCTAATAATAATTGATGAAATCCACGCCGGGATTAAGGATGGTCGGCGAGAGCAGGATATTTCAATGGAGTTCTTAAAAATGTTGGCGGCCCCGCCATACTCCCTGGCAGTCATGGCGGTTGGGACTGAGGAGGCCGGCCAAGCTCTAGGCTTCGATATGCAGCTTGCGCGGCGATATGAGGTCGTGCGCTTGGAGCGCTGGACATTTGGCAACGAATTTCGATCATTTCTTAATTCTTGGAATGCAAACATTCCTCTCGCTCTAGATTCCAAGCTGGATACCCCAAAAATTTCCAAGCACATCTTAAAGATAACAAAGGGCCAAATGGATTTGGTAGTAAAGGCAATTCGATGGGCTGCCATTCAGGCAATTGTAACAGGAGAGGAGAGAATAACCATAGAGATGATTGATCGAGGCTGGGAAAATAGATGGTACTATCAGGCAAATGAAGATTAA
- a CDS encoding Mu transposase C-terminal domain-containing protein codes for MDGRDGSISENLIANNRANVFESYRANEITLQQALGLLGLSRSGFFRAYRRYNPDHSISSASRAVRGRKAGTKIISTQVEEIISSAVQKEYSGKSTTCAHVYREVVFLCSREGLESPSYDTVLRRIKLIPPKELHKAKHGSADAADKFGLKPGYIKLNTPFERVQMDHTRVDVILVDEITRKPIGRPWVTFVLDVYSRIILGFYISMHAPSALSVASALTMATFPKDKYLECMGVSSVQYPYHGQIKLIHMDNAAEFRSPAFVSACAANGISVEWRPIGKKHYGGHVERLVGTMMSTVHFLPGSTYSNVKQRGDYDSEGKAALTFDEFQRWFVIQIELYHNKHHKGLGKSPSRAWTEYFAANPDQSYKTDEVKDAAQFRLDFMPETRRTIGRKGVQLEGNFYSSPNLIYWVGTKNVVVKYDPYFMKKIWVKVGGEYICASYEIERKEMSLEQIRQSRNGRPTLPWDDIGRMDGLNQESKLIVTKAIDETKREAKKRNEISGYSQSVAAIIGKGEDFSREVDANSSDDDSYRPVVYNMEE; via the coding sequence ATGGATGGAAGAGATGGAAGTATATCGGAAAATCTGATCGCAAATAATCGAGCCAATGTTTTCGAAAGTTATCGCGCCAATGAGATTACATTGCAGCAGGCTCTAGGTCTCCTCGGACTAAGTCGTAGTGGATTCTTCCGTGCGTACAGAAGATATAATCCAGATCATAGCATATCTTCGGCTTCAAGGGCTGTGCGCGGAAGGAAAGCTGGCACTAAAATTATTTCAACGCAGGTGGAGGAGATTATTAGTTCAGCTGTTCAGAAGGAATACTCCGGGAAGTCAACAACATGTGCACATGTTTATCGCGAGGTGGTTTTTTTATGCAGTCGGGAAGGACTTGAATCGCCAAGCTACGACACTGTGTTAAGGAGAATAAAGCTCATCCCTCCAAAGGAGCTTCATAAGGCAAAACATGGCTCGGCCGATGCGGCTGATAAGTTTGGCCTGAAGCCCGGGTATATCAAGCTAAATACTCCATTTGAACGCGTGCAGATGGATCATACCCGAGTTGATGTAATTCTAGTGGATGAAATTACCAGAAAGCCAATTGGGCGCCCTTGGGTCACTTTCGTATTGGATGTTTATTCTAGGATTATCTTGGGGTTCTATATTTCCATGCATGCGCCCAGCGCACTATCCGTTGCCTCTGCGTTAACTATGGCTACTTTCCCCAAAGATAAATATCTGGAGTGCATGGGTGTTAGTAGCGTCCAATATCCATACCATGGGCAGATAAAACTGATTCATATGGATAATGCGGCAGAATTTAGGTCTCCAGCATTTGTGTCAGCTTGCGCTGCTAACGGAATTTCAGTGGAGTGGAGGCCGATAGGTAAGAAGCACTACGGTGGGCATGTTGAGCGGCTTGTTGGGACTATGATGTCCACGGTTCACTTCCTGCCGGGCTCAACTTATTCAAACGTTAAACAGCGAGGCGATTATGATAGCGAAGGCAAGGCTGCACTTACCTTTGATGAGTTCCAGCGCTGGTTCGTCATTCAAATTGAACTCTATCACAACAAGCATCACAAGGGGCTGGGGAAGTCGCCGTCACGAGCCTGGACTGAGTATTTTGCAGCGAATCCCGATCAGTCTTATAAGACTGATGAGGTTAAAGATGCAGCGCAATTTCGTCTCGATTTCATGCCTGAGACTAGGCGTACGATTGGGAGGAAAGGGGTTCAGTTGGAGGGGAATTTTTATAGCTCGCCAAATTTAATATACTGGGTTGGCACCAAGAATGTTGTAGTAAAGTATGATCCATATTTTATGAAAAAGATATGGGTAAAAGTAGGTGGTGAATATATTTGCGCTAGCTACGAAATTGAGCGGAAGGAAATGTCGCTTGAACAAATTAGGCAGTCTCGAAACGGTCGGCCTACCCTGCCTTGGGATGATATAGGGCGGATGGATGGATTAAATCAAGAGTCCAAGTTAATTGTGACTAAGGCCATTGATGAAACTAAAAGGGAGGCAAAAAAAAGAAATGAGATTAGTGGCTATTCTCAAAGTGTAGCCGCGATCATTGGTAAAGGGGAGGACTTTAGTCGAGAGGTTGATGCAAACTCATCTGATGATGATTCCTACCGTCCAGTTGTCTACAACATGGAGGAGTGA
- a CDS encoding site-specific integrase has protein sequence MSQEVDRYIEAATRSNTRRSYRAAIEHFEVSWGGFLPATSETIARYLADHAGVLSANTLKTRLAALAQWHLSQGFPDPTKAPVVRQVLKGIRFLHPRQEKQASPLQLQELEQCVIWLEQGIRASTDLPTRRRCLRDRALLLIGFWRAFRSDELCRLEIEFIAVTPGKRMAIYLPWSKVDRDNRGQTYQAPALARLCPVQAYQDWCDEMRETKGPVFRGVDRWGHVAAQALHPHSVIPLLRKILKGAGLPAERYSSHSLRRGFATWATRNGWDQKSLMSYVGWRDPKSALRYVEASGGFSRETAHALLQQ, from the coding sequence ATGAGCCAAGAAGTGGATCGGTATATAGAAGCAGCTACGCGTAGCAATACGCGGCGCAGCTACCGAGCCGCCATCGAGCACTTCGAGGTGAGCTGGGGAGGGTTTCTGCCGGCCACGAGCGAGACCATCGCGCGCTACCTGGCCGATCATGCGGGCGTGCTCAGTGCCAACACACTCAAGACGCGATTGGCGGCCCTGGCGCAGTGGCATCTCAGTCAAGGTTTTCCCGATCCGACGAAGGCCCCGGTTGTAAGGCAGGTACTCAAAGGCATCCGTTTCCTGCACCCGCGCCAAGAGAAGCAGGCCTCTCCGCTGCAGCTTCAAGAGCTGGAACAGTGCGTCATCTGGCTGGAGCAGGGAATTCGCGCATCCACTGACTTGCCTACTCGCCGGCGCTGCCTGCGAGATCGCGCCTTGCTCCTGATAGGGTTCTGGCGCGCGTTCCGCAGCGATGAGTTGTGCCGCCTGGAAATTGAATTCATCGCGGTTACGCCAGGGAAGAGGATGGCGATCTACTTACCCTGGAGCAAAGTCGACCGCGACAATCGCGGGCAGACTTACCAGGCGCCAGCACTGGCGAGACTGTGTCCTGTACAGGCTTACCAGGACTGGTGCGACGAAATGCGCGAAACCAAAGGGCCAGTATTCCGGGGTGTCGATCGCTGGGGGCACGTGGCCGCGCAAGCGCTGCATCCCCATAGCGTGATCCCGCTGCTGCGAAAGATCCTTAAGGGGGCCGGACTTCCAGCTGAGCGCTACAGCAGCCATTCACTGCGGCGCGGATTCGCGACCTGGGCCACGCGTAATGGATGGGACCAAAAGTCGCTGATGAGCTATGTCGGCTGGCGCGATCCGAAGTCCGCGCTGCGCTACGTTGAAGCCTCGGGAGGCTTCTCCAGAGAAACGGCGCATGCACTTTTGCAGCAATGA
- a CDS encoding DNA-binding protein, translating into MARGGVTKFLVQKARVAILARGENPSIDALRVELGNTGSKSTIHRYLKEIEAENAPAVGAPRTLSENLTELVAQLAGQLQQEARQSVAEDRAALSRERLDYQQQVRNAQAQIDPLKAAVHALEVQLQDAREQLQTVQEQKHQSDLANARLRQVGSDLETRLRERDAQILSLEEKHNHARLALDHFRQAAKEQREQERRQQESQVQQFGGELRQLQQSLIVRQDQLTQLNRDNERLLTEARLLRNEQEAKHQQLMRETLASEVLRQDKARIDGQRIELEERNQELADELRLSQQLLREQAIRMVALEEQVRHASQRETPEAAAPE; encoded by the coding sequence ATGGCACGCGGCGGAGTCACCAAGTTCCTGGTACAGAAGGCCCGCGTAGCCATACTGGCGCGAGGGGAAAATCCGAGTATCGACGCCTTGCGTGTCGAGCTGGGTAATACGGGCTCGAAATCCACGATCCATCGCTACCTGAAGGAGATAGAGGCCGAGAACGCGCCCGCTGTCGGGGCGCCGCGTACGCTCAGCGAGAATCTGACCGAGCTGGTGGCGCAACTGGCTGGCCAGTTGCAGCAGGAGGCACGGCAGTCCGTTGCGGAAGACAGAGCCGCCCTGTCCCGCGAACGCCTGGACTATCAGCAGCAGGTACGGAACGCCCAGGCGCAGATCGATCCGCTGAAGGCGGCCGTACACGCGTTGGAAGTTCAGTTGCAGGATGCTCGCGAGCAGCTCCAGACGGTTCAGGAGCAGAAGCACCAGAGCGACCTGGCGAACGCCCGCCTGCGCCAGGTGGGCAGTGACCTGGAAACCCGTCTGCGGGAACGGGATGCGCAGATTCTCTCGCTTGAGGAGAAGCACAATCATGCCCGCCTGGCGCTGGATCACTTTCGCCAGGCGGCCAAGGAGCAGCGCGAGCAGGAGCGCCGGCAGCAGGAGAGCCAGGTCCAGCAGTTCGGGGGCGAGCTCCGGCAGTTGCAGCAGTCTTTGATCGTGCGTCAGGACCAGTTGACCCAGCTTAACCGGGACAATGAGCGCCTGCTCACCGAGGCGCGCTTGCTGCGCAATGAGCAGGAAGCGAAGCATCAGCAACTCATGCGGGAAACCCTGGCCTCCGAAGTGCTCCGGCAGGACAAGGCCAGGATTGACGGGCAACGCATCGAGCTCGAGGAAAGAAACCAGGAACTGGCCGACGAGCTTCGCCTGTCACAACAACTGCTACGAGAGCAGGCCATCCGGATGGTCGCGCTCGAGGAGCAGGTTCGGCACGCCAGCCAGCGCGAGACGCCTGAGGCGGCAGCGCCCGAGTGA
- a CDS encoding LysR substrate-binding domain-containing protein: MFDLNDLFLYAKVVEHGGFAPAGRVLGLPKSRLSRRVSRLEERLGVRLIQRSTRHFSVTEIGLEYYQYCVAMMEQALAAEDTIERSRAEPRGVVRVACTTALLDSRLAPMLARFMAQCPVVELQVKSFNRRVDVISEGFDLVLSVRHQPLESSELVMRKLALSRYCLVAAPTMLSGADRVLGPADLVELPSLCWGPHVQDYIWELDGPNGSSASIHLRPRIVSDDISVLREGALAGVGVVLLPEEVVSEDLASGRLVSVLDGWFPKMGDVVAIFPSRRGLMPAVRKLIDFLADAFEQEGVAPS, translated from the coding sequence ATGTTTGATCTGAACGACCTGTTCCTGTACGCCAAAGTGGTCGAGCACGGTGGATTCGCCCCCGCGGGCCGCGTGCTGGGGCTGCCCAAGTCGCGCTTGAGCCGCCGTGTCTCAAGGCTGGAAGAGCGCCTGGGAGTGCGGCTGATTCAGCGTTCGACTCGGCACTTCTCCGTCACTGAAATCGGCCTGGAGTATTACCAGTACTGCGTGGCGATGATGGAGCAGGCCCTGGCCGCCGAGGACACGATCGAGCGCAGCCGGGCCGAGCCCCGTGGAGTCGTCAGGGTGGCCTGCACGACGGCGTTGCTGGACTCGCGCCTTGCGCCCATGCTGGCGCGCTTCATGGCGCAATGCCCGGTGGTCGAACTGCAGGTCAAGAGTTTCAATCGCCGTGTCGACGTCATCAGCGAGGGCTTCGATCTGGTCCTGAGCGTCCGTCATCAACCGCTGGAAAGCAGCGAGCTGGTCATGCGGAAACTGGCGCTCAGCCGTTACTGCCTGGTGGCGGCTCCCACGATGCTTTCCGGGGCGGACAGGGTATTGGGGCCGGCGGATCTCGTCGAACTGCCCAGTCTTTGCTGGGGACCGCACGTCCAGGACTACATCTGGGAGCTGGACGGACCGAATGGTTCCTCGGCGTCCATCCACCTGCGCCCACGGATCGTATCCGATGACATATCCGTGCTGCGCGAGGGTGCGCTGGCGGGCGTCGGGGTCGTGCTTCTTCCGGAAGAGGTGGTGAGCGAAGACCTGGCCAGCGGCAGGCTGGTCAGCGTGCTCGACGGCTGGTTCCCGAAAATGGGCGACGTGGTTGCAATATTTCCCTCCCGTCGCGGCCTCATGCCCGCAGTCCGCAAGCTGATCGATTTCCTTGCCGATGCGTTCGAGCAGGAGGGCGTGGCACCCTCATGA
- a CDS encoding OprD family porin, which produces MRSPFVERRLWPLGVGLFLALPAQADNSLGQKDNIFTGINERQAVELSIPPGLVEGARLDGLVRNYYLQRDNHSDLVTRDPTEWAQGFLLSFRSGFTDTPIGVGVDAHGFLGIKLDGGGGSGGAGVLPLDSALKPGDDFSSAGAALKLRYLDTLVRAGDQMVENPLIASGMSRLFPQGYRGVTLKNHSLQDLWLDAGFVESTRLRNQSGHSHLVTAYGARNKAGVAADRESPHVGWAGAIYSGPWGMQLSAYGGQLEDIWNQYYLGLSDAIPVNDTLVLKPYLHYFRTRDQGRGQLGTIDNDTYSAGIAATAYGQTLTLGLQKVDGRTPFDYLTQNDRIFLYLSNSQQFADFNGPGEKSWRVQYETPLTFLNAPTLQFIAAYTRGEADLTRVDPNSVGYGYIYNPDGKHAKHWERDLALKYQVPAGPAKGLSLTARWASHREGDGYTAPGNTRGNSSADEYRLIVDYPISLF; this is translated from the coding sequence ATGAGGTCCCCATTCGTCGAGCGACGCCTGTGGCCCCTAGGCGTCGGCCTGTTCCTGGCGTTGCCCGCCCAGGCCGACAACTCCCTTGGACAGAAGGACAACATCTTCACGGGCATCAATGAGCGGCAGGCCGTCGAGCTCTCCATCCCGCCGGGGCTGGTGGAGGGCGCTCGGCTGGACGGCCTGGTCAGGAACTACTACCTGCAGCGCGACAATCACTCGGACCTGGTCACCCGCGACCCGACCGAGTGGGCCCAGGGCTTCCTGCTTTCGTTCAGGTCCGGCTTCACCGACACGCCCATTGGCGTGGGTGTCGATGCCCACGGCTTCCTGGGCATCAAGCTGGATGGCGGCGGTGGCAGCGGCGGCGCCGGCGTGCTGCCGCTGGATTCGGCCCTCAAGCCCGGCGACGACTTTTCCAGCGCGGGCGCCGCGCTCAAGCTCAGGTACCTCGATACCCTGGTAAGGGCGGGTGACCAGATGGTGGAAAACCCGCTGATCGCCAGCGGGATGAGCCGCCTGTTTCCCCAGGGATATCGTGGCGTCACGCTGAAGAACCACAGCCTGCAGGACCTCTGGCTGGATGCGGGCTTCGTGGAGTCCACCCGCCTGCGCAACCAGAGCGGGCATAGTCACCTGGTCACCGCCTACGGCGCGCGCAACAAGGCCGGCGTCGCGGCGGATCGAGAAAGCCCGCATGTGGGCTGGGCGGGCGCCATTTACAGCGGCCCGTGGGGCATGCAGCTGTCGGCCTATGGCGGCCAGCTCGAAGACATCTGGAATCAGTACTACCTGGGGCTCTCGGACGCCATCCCGGTGAACGACACCCTGGTACTCAAGCCCTACCTGCACTACTTCAGGACGCGCGACCAGGGTCGCGGTCAGCTGGGGACGATCGACAACGACACCTACAGTGCCGGGATTGCCGCCACCGCCTACGGCCAGACGCTGACCCTCGGGCTGCAGAAGGTCGATGGCCGAACGCCTTTCGACTACCTCACGCAGAACGACCGGATCTTCCTGTACCTGAGCAACTCCCAGCAGTTCGCCGACTTCAACGGACCGGGAGAAAAGTCCTGGCGAGTGCAGTACGAAACACCCCTGACTTTCCTCAACGCGCCGACACTGCAGTTCATCGCGGCCTATACGCGCGGCGAGGCGGACCTGACCCGTGTGGACCCCAACAGCGTCGGCTATGGCTACATCTATAACCCGGACGGGAAGCACGCCAAACATTGGGAGCGTGACCTCGCCCTCAAGTACCAGGTGCCAGCGGGGCCGGCGAAGGGACTGTCGCTGACGGCACGCTGGGCGTCCCATCGCGAAGGTGACGGCTATACCGCTCCAGGCAACACCCGGGGTAACTCCAGCGCCGACGAGTACCGTTTGATCGTCGATTACCCGATCAGCCTGTTCTGA
- a CDS encoding pirin family protein — protein MSTHETQCELSSSVDCPMNDGVRAIQRITSRSAEVGGGISVSRLLPSRHRRMVGAWCFLDHAGPAVFTSGSGLRVGPHPHTGLQTFTWMIEGEVLHRDSLGNVQVIRPGQVNLMTAGYGITHTEESLPGEDRLHAVQLWIALPASASDRPPMFDHYASLPQWQADGFDLTLLAGSFGQYKAPTCIFSPLVGLDLVAKAQAASTRLGLERSYEYGVLPLTGEWRINGEVFATNEFAYLGRGLEAVDLTASADARAVLLGGVPFGEEIFLWWNFVGHSKEGIAQAQREWEEGSARFGEVEGFDGPRLVAPLLPWRT, from the coding sequence ATGAGTACACACGAAACCCAATGCGAGCTGTCGTCGTCCGTCGATTGCCCGATGAACGACGGCGTGCGGGCCATCCAGCGGATCACTTCGCGCAGCGCCGAAGTCGGTGGCGGCATTTCGGTCAGCCGGCTGCTGCCTTCACGGCACCGCCGCATGGTCGGGGCCTGGTGCTTCCTGGACCATGCCGGCCCGGCGGTCTTCACCTCCGGGAGTGGACTGCGCGTCGGTCCGCATCCGCATACCGGGCTGCAGACCTTTACCTGGATGATCGAGGGCGAAGTGCTCCACCGCGACAGCCTGGGCAATGTCCAGGTGATCCGGCCCGGCCAGGTGAACCTGATGACCGCCGGTTACGGGATCACCCACACCGAAGAGTCCCTGCCGGGCGAGGATCGACTGCACGCGGTCCAGTTGTGGATCGCCTTGCCGGCTTCCGCCAGCGATCGTCCGCCGATGTTCGATCACTACGCGAGCCTGCCCCAATGGCAGGCCGATGGCTTCGACCTGACGCTCCTGGCCGGGAGCTTCGGGCAATACAAGGCTCCCACGTGCATCTTCTCGCCCCTGGTAGGGCTCGATCTGGTCGCGAAGGCGCAGGCGGCCAGCACCCGGCTTGGCCTGGAGCGGAGCTACGAGTACGGCGTTCTGCCGTTGACGGGCGAGTGGCGGATCAACGGCGAGGTCTTTGCCACGAACGAGTTCGCCTATCTCGGCCGGGGGCTGGAGGCGGTCGATCTGACGGCATCGGCTGACGCCCGCGCCGTCCTGCTCGGAGGTGTGCCCTTCGGCGAGGAAATTTTCCTCTGGTGGAACTTCGTGGGGCACAGCAAGGAAGGGATCGCCCAGGCACAACGTGAATGGGAGGAGGGTAGCGCCCGGTTCGGCGAGGTGGAGGGGTTCGACGGCCCTCGCCTGGTTGCGCCTCTGCTGCCCTGGCGAACCTGA
- a CDS encoding OsmC family protein, producing the protein MAEPTVRASYGGVAYQVKVSDGQHAWLGDVPAELGGGDTGPTPHQLLLSALGACTSITLAMYAQRKGIPLESIDVDLSVVQERLGQASQVEIGRDIRLSGALTDEQRARLLEIANACPIHKVLSGEVRITSVLVE; encoded by the coding sequence ATGGCAGAACCCACAGTCCGTGCATCCTACGGGGGCGTGGCATACCAGGTGAAGGTGAGCGATGGTCAGCATGCGTGGCTCGGCGATGTTCCCGCCGAACTGGGCGGTGGAGATACCGGGCCGACGCCGCACCAGCTGCTGCTGTCCGCCCTTGGCGCCTGCACCTCCATCACGCTGGCCATGTACGCGCAGCGCAAGGGCATACCGCTGGAGTCCATCGATGTGGACCTGAGCGTTGTGCAGGAACGGCTGGGGCAAGCGTCGCAGGTGGAGATCGGACGGGATATCCGCCTGTCCGGCGCGCTGACGGACGAACAGCGGGCGCGCCTGCTGGAAATTGCCAATGCCTGCCCCATTCACAAGGTGCTGAGCGGTGAAGTCCGCATTACCAGTGTGCTGGTGGAATGA
- a CDS encoding hydrolase produces MSNFAQVANFNGQIPKIDPNNAAMLLIDHQSGLFQTVKDMPMTTLRANAITLAKIATLAKIPVITTASVPQGPNGPLIPEIHEAAPHAQYVARKGEINAWDNADFVAAVEKTGRKQLIIAGTITSVCMAFPSISAVNAGYQVFAVIDASGTYSKMAQEITLARVVQAGVVPMDTAAVCSEVQQTWNRADAAQWAEAYSAVFPHYQLLIESYMKAQSVVTNHEQLDSQRT; encoded by the coding sequence ATGAGCAATTTCGCACAAGTCGCCAACTTCAACGGCCAGATTCCCAAGATCGATCCCAATAACGCAGCGATGTTGTTGATCGACCACCAGAGCGGTCTGTTCCAGACGGTCAAGGACATGCCGATGACCACGCTGCGTGCCAATGCCATCACCCTGGCGAAGATCGCCACCCTGGCGAAGATCCCGGTCATCACCACCGCCTCGGTGCCGCAAGGCCCCAACGGCCCGCTGATCCCGGAAATCCACGAAGCCGCGCCCCATGCCCAGTACGTGGCACGCAAGGGAGAGATCAATGCCTGGGACAACGCCGACTTCGTTGCCGCCGTGGAAAAGACGGGACGCAAGCAACTGATCATCGCCGGCACCATCACCAGCGTGTGCATGGCCTTCCCCAGCATCAGCGCGGTGAACGCCGGCTATCAGGTCTTCGCCGTGATCGATGCGTCCGGCACGTATTCGAAGATGGCGCAGGAGATCACCCTGGCGCGGGTGGTCCAGGCCGGCGTGGTGCCGATGGACACCGCCGCGGTCTGCTCCGAGGTCCAGCAGACCTGGAACCGCGCGGATGCCGCCCAGTGGGCGGAAGCCTACAGCGCCGTGTTCCCGCACTATCAATTGCTGATCGAGAGCTACATGAAGGCCCAGTCGGTCGTGACCAATCACGAGCAACTGGATTCCCAGCGCACCTGA